The following are from one region of the Planctomonas sp. JC2975 genome:
- a CDS encoding nitrate reductase subunit alpha, with protein sequence MTPRTRTDPATDGPLADALVELGRYLRPGEVSPDLRTLFLKGGRDGDVFYRDRWSHDKVVRSTHGVNCTGSCSWKVYVKDGIITWETQQTDYPSVGPDSPEYEPRGCPRGAAFSWYTYSPTRVRYPYVRDTLLQLYRAAKQQHPDPVEAWASIVEDEDASTAYKRVRGKGGLVRVVWDEAVEIAAAAHVYTIKKYGPDRVAGFSPIPAMSMVSHGAGSRFLNLVGGTMLSFYDWYADLPVASPQVFGDQTDVPESADWWNSSYLIMWGSNVPVTRTPDAHFMTEARYRGTKVVVVSPDYTDNTKFADEWAAPHPGTDAALGIAMGHVILTEHFVQKRTPRFEDYMRRYTDAPYLVSVERNGDRLVPGKFLTASDLGGPAAAAARAEFKPVVLDQHGAAFVPGGSLGHRFAPEDEGSWNLDLGDVVPPLSIADLADWDGGAAEVALPRFDVAPQPGQEHAGGSGVVSRGVPVRRVAGKLVTTVFDLMLARYGVGRNGLPGEWPSDYADVSTPGTPGWQEGITSVPAAQAIRIGREFADNAERSGGRSMILMGAGTNHWFHSDTIYRTFLALTMMCGCQGVNGGGWAHYVGQEKVRPLTGYNQYAGAADWSRPPRQAIGTAFFYLATDQWRYDGLPANQLASPLARGAFDGRTTADCLVESVKRGWMPSYPTFDRNPLDLCDEAEAAGKEVADYIVESLNDGSLHYACEDPDAPENWPRVMTMWRANVLGSSGKGNEYFLKHLLGTDAAIRVDEAGEGSRPRDIRWRDDAPIGKLDLLVTSDFRMTSTTLFSDIVLPTATWYEKYDLSSTDMHPFVHSFTPAIDPPWQTRTDFDTFKVLADRFSQLARTHLGVRRDVVAAPLQHDTSDEMATPHGAVEDLPLKPGVTMAKLVVVERDYTAIADKWGSLGPLTESVGMVTKGITYHPGPEVAALKRLNGVVESGPMSGRARLDTDKRACEMILALSGTTNGRLAVEGFRQLEAKTGQKLAFLAEEHEGTHISFSDVQVQPRSVITSPEWSGSEHGGRRYTAFAVNVEQLKPWHTLTGRQHFYLDHDWMEELGENLPVYRPPLDMHRLFGDAKLGVVGNASGPGADGQAEVSVRYLTPHSKWSIHSEYQDNLFMLSLSRGGPEIWMSVEDAAKIGVRDNEWIEAYNRNGVVVARAIVSHRMPEGTVYMYHAKDRTVDVPITETSGLRGGIHNSLTRILLKPSHLIGGYAQLSWAFNYLGPTGNQRDEVTTIRRRSQEVQYR encoded by the coding sequence ATGACTCCGCGAACCCGCACCGATCCGGCAACAGACGGACCGCTCGCAGATGCCCTCGTCGAATTGGGCAGATACCTGAGGCCGGGCGAGGTGTCGCCCGATCTGCGCACGCTGTTCCTCAAGGGCGGTCGTGACGGCGATGTCTTCTACCGGGACAGGTGGTCGCACGACAAGGTCGTGCGTTCGACGCATGGAGTGAACTGCACGGGGTCGTGCTCGTGGAAGGTGTACGTCAAGGACGGCATCATCACGTGGGAGACGCAGCAGACCGACTATCCGTCCGTGGGGCCGGACTCGCCGGAGTACGAGCCCCGCGGATGCCCGCGCGGCGCCGCCTTCAGCTGGTACACGTACTCGCCGACCCGGGTGCGATATCCGTACGTGCGCGACACCCTGCTGCAGCTCTACCGTGCCGCCAAGCAGCAGCACCCCGACCCGGTGGAGGCCTGGGCGTCGATCGTGGAGGACGAGGACGCGTCCACCGCCTACAAGAGAGTGCGCGGCAAGGGTGGCCTGGTGCGGGTCGTGTGGGACGAGGCGGTCGAGATCGCCGCCGCCGCACACGTGTACACGATCAAGAAGTACGGACCGGATCGCGTTGCGGGCTTCTCGCCGATCCCCGCGATGTCCATGGTGTCGCACGGTGCGGGATCCCGGTTCCTCAACCTGGTCGGCGGCACCATGCTGTCGTTCTACGACTGGTACGCGGACCTGCCGGTGGCGAGCCCGCAGGTGTTCGGCGACCAGACGGATGTGCCGGAGTCCGCCGACTGGTGGAACTCCAGCTACCTCATCATGTGGGGATCCAACGTGCCGGTCACCCGCACGCCTGACGCGCATTTCATGACCGAGGCGCGCTACCGCGGCACGAAGGTCGTCGTGGTGTCGCCCGACTATACCGACAACACCAAGTTCGCCGACGAGTGGGCGGCCCCCCACCCAGGGACGGATGCGGCGCTCGGAATCGCCATGGGACACGTCATCCTCACCGAGCACTTCGTACAGAAGCGCACGCCGCGCTTCGAGGACTACATGCGGCGGTACACGGACGCGCCCTACCTCGTGTCGGTGGAGCGGAACGGCGACCGGCTGGTGCCGGGCAAGTTCCTCACGGCCTCCGATCTCGGCGGGCCCGCTGCGGCCGCCGCACGTGCCGAGTTCAAGCCCGTCGTGCTCGATCAGCACGGTGCCGCTTTCGTGCCGGGCGGATCCCTCGGGCACCGCTTCGCCCCCGAAGACGAAGGCAGCTGGAACCTTGACCTCGGCGACGTCGTGCCGCCGCTGTCCATCGCGGATCTCGCCGACTGGGACGGCGGCGCAGCCGAGGTCGCGCTTCCGCGCTTCGACGTCGCACCTCAGCCCGGCCAGGAGCACGCAGGCGGATCCGGCGTCGTCTCGCGCGGGGTGCCGGTGCGGCGGGTGGCCGGCAAGCTCGTCACCACGGTCTTCGATCTCATGCTCGCCCGCTACGGGGTGGGCCGGAACGGACTGCCAGGGGAGTGGCCGTCCGACTACGCGGACGTCTCCACCCCGGGAACGCCCGGCTGGCAGGAAGGGATCACGTCGGTGCCCGCGGCGCAGGCGATCCGCATCGGTCGTGAGTTCGCGGACAACGCGGAGCGCAGCGGCGGGCGCTCCATGATCCTGATGGGCGCGGGGACCAACCACTGGTTCCACTCCGACACCATCTACCGCACCTTCCTCGCGCTCACCATGATGTGCGGCTGCCAGGGCGTCAACGGTGGCGGATGGGCGCACTACGTCGGGCAGGAGAAGGTGCGGCCGCTCACCGGTTACAACCAGTACGCGGGCGCGGCGGACTGGAGCCGTCCGCCGCGGCAGGCGATCGGCACGGCCTTCTTCTACCTGGCGACCGACCAGTGGCGATACGACGGCCTGCCAGCGAACCAGCTCGCCTCGCCGCTTGCGCGCGGCGCCTTCGACGGTCGGACGACTGCCGACTGCCTTGTCGAATCCGTGAAGCGCGGGTGGATGCCGAGCTACCCGACCTTCGACCGCAACCCCCTCGACCTCTGCGACGAGGCAGAAGCCGCCGGCAAAGAGGTCGCCGACTACATCGTGGAGAGCCTGAACGACGGATCCCTGCACTACGCGTGCGAAGATCCCGACGCTCCAGAGAACTGGCCGCGCGTCATGACCATGTGGCGGGCGAACGTGCTCGGGTCCTCCGGCAAGGGCAACGAGTACTTTCTGAAGCACCTGCTCGGAACGGATGCCGCCATCCGCGTCGACGAGGCCGGTGAGGGTTCCCGGCCACGCGACATCCGCTGGCGGGACGACGCCCCGATCGGCAAGCTCGACCTGCTCGTCACGAGCGACTTCCGGATGACGTCCACGACCCTGTTCAGCGACATCGTGCTCCCGACGGCCACCTGGTACGAGAAGTACGACCTGTCGTCGACGGACATGCATCCGTTCGTGCACTCGTTCACCCCGGCCATCGACCCGCCCTGGCAGACCCGAACGGACTTCGACACGTTCAAGGTGCTGGCCGACAGGTTCAGCCAGCTGGCGCGCACACACCTCGGCGTGCGGCGCGACGTCGTGGCGGCTCCGCTCCAGCACGACACCTCGGATGAGATGGCCACACCGCACGGCGCGGTCGAGGACCTTCCGCTGAAGCCCGGCGTCACGATGGCGAAGCTCGTCGTCGTCGAGCGGGATTACACGGCGATCGCCGACAAGTGGGGATCGCTGGGTCCGCTGACGGAGAGCGTCGGCATGGTCACCAAGGGCATCACGTACCATCCGGGCCCTGAGGTGGCAGCGTTGAAGCGTTTGAACGGCGTGGTCGAGTCCGGTCCGATGAGCGGGCGCGCGCGGCTGGACACCGACAAGCGGGCGTGCGAGATGATCCTCGCGCTCTCCGGAACGACGAACGGGCGGCTCGCGGTCGAAGGATTCCGGCAGCTGGAGGCGAAGACCGGCCAGAAGCTGGCGTTCCTCGCCGAGGAGCACGAAGGGACGCACATCTCGTTCTCGGATGTGCAGGTGCAGCCCCGGAGCGTCATCACGTCGCCCGAGTGGTCGGGCTCCGAGCACGGCGGCCGCCGGTACACGGCGTTCGCCGTCAACGTTGAGCAGCTGAAGCCCTGGCACACGCTCACCGGACGGCAGCACTTCTACCTCGACCACGACTGGATGGAGGAGCTCGGCGAGAACCTGCCGGTGTACCGTCCGCCGCTGGACATGCATCGTCTGTTCGGAGACGCGAAGCTCGGCGTCGTCGGCAACGCATCCGGTCCGGGTGCCGACGGCCAGGCCGAGGTGTCGGTGCGTTACCTGACCCCGCACTCCAAGTGGTCGATCCACTCTGAGTACCAGGACAACCTCTTCATGCTCTCGCTCTCCCGCGGCGGCCCGGAGATCTGGATGAGCGTCGAGGACGCGGCCAAGATCGGCGTTCGCGACAACGAATGGATCGAGGCGTACAACCGCAACGGCGTCGTGGTGGCGCGCGCGATCGTGTCGCACCGCATGCCGGAGGGAACCGTGTACATGTACCACGCGAAAGACCGCACGGTCGACGTGCCGATCACGGAGACCAGCGGGCTGCGCGGCGGCATCCACAACTCGCTCACGCGCATCCTGCTCAAACCGAGCCACCTGATCGGCGGCTACGCCCAGCTGTCGTGGGCGTTCAACTATCTGGGGCCGACCGGGAACCAACGCGACGAAGTGACGACGATCCGGCGACGGAGCCAGGAGGTGCAGTACCGATGA